A genomic stretch from Corynebacterium terpenotabidum Y-11 includes:
- the proC gene encoding pyrroline-5-carboxylate reductase, translating into MTRIAIIGGGNIGEALASGLVADTSGPAAGISAQDVIVVDPTAARLDHLHERYGVATTDDAVEAATEADIVVVAVKPYVVASVLDQISATLDANDTETVVVSVAAGVTLATIEASLAAGVPVVRVMPNTPMLVGKGMSAVVGGRFARAEQVEAVRAMMEAVGAAVVVGEKDMDAVTAVSGSGPAYIFLVAEAMVEAGVQLGLARPVAEQLAGATIEGAAAMLVAGEKSAFELRGNVTSPGGTTAAAVRGLEENGIRKAFYQAMEACARRSAELGRPRSDED; encoded by the coding sequence ATGACTCGAATCGCAATCATCGGCGGCGGAAACATCGGTGAGGCACTGGCCTCCGGACTCGTGGCGGACACCTCCGGTCCGGCCGCGGGAATCTCGGCCCAGGACGTCATCGTCGTCGATCCGACCGCTGCCCGTCTCGACCACCTGCACGAGCGGTACGGCGTCGCCACGACCGATGACGCTGTCGAAGCCGCTACGGAGGCGGACATCGTTGTCGTGGCGGTGAAGCCGTATGTCGTCGCGTCCGTCCTCGACCAGATCTCCGCGACCCTCGACGCCAACGACACCGAGACCGTCGTCGTCTCCGTCGCAGCCGGCGTCACCCTGGCCACGATAGAGGCCTCCCTGGCCGCCGGAGTGCCGGTGGTGCGCGTCATGCCCAATACCCCGATGCTCGTCGGGAAGGGCATGAGCGCGGTCGTCGGCGGACGTTTCGCGCGGGCGGAGCAGGTTGAGGCGGTGCGCGCGATGATGGAAGCGGTGGGTGCCGCGGTGGTCGTGGGGGAGAAGGACATGGACGCCGTCACCGCGGTCTCCGGCTCCGGTCCTGCGTATATCTTCCTTGTCGCTGAGGCGATGGTGGAAGCCGGTGTGCAGCTCGGTCTGGCCCGGCCGGTCGCCGAGCAGTTGGCGGGGGCGACGATCGAGGGTGCGGCGGCGATGCTCGTCGCCGGGGAGAAATCAGCGTTCGAACTGCGGGGGAATGTGACCAGCCCCGGGGGTACCACCGCGGCGGCGGTCCGTGGCCTGGAGGAGAACGGCATCCGTAAAGCCTTCTACCAGGCGATGGAGGCCTGCGCGCGGCGTTCCGCAGAGCTCGGGCGTCCGAGGTCCGACGAGGACTGA
- a CDS encoding YhgE/Pip domain-containing protein has product MPTLAGLHIANELRRFRRARMTRITVIALILIPLLYSALYLWAFWNPLNKTEALPVALVNNDQGAVLDGEETNAGDQVVQGLHDNDRITWTEVSAEEAEQGVKDGTFYFSLELPENFSAAVTSAAGTAPEKAKLITTYNDANGYLSTIIGENVMREVLNVVSTTISSEAVDKLLIGVLDAGDGLSQAADGAGQLADGLDELSGRLPTLTDGVGQLKDGSAALSDGLQELDSQVGKLNELVEAGPRLDDGITQLGDGAVELRDGVHQLTDQLGQVTTVQGNSADNLRSIADQLQAMDLPGTADVVTQIRSAATTLDTQGLGPQSQNGQDLTRLSEGATELAYQLSDPSAEFRGGIDQLTSSSGQLTQLIDGVGQLNDGGQQLDDGLGQLQDQLPELVDGVTQLDDGANELHDRLVDGAGQVPTWNEGERVQAASTIGGPVQLAAHDDSGTSTFGTGLSPFFISLALFIGGIVIFQIFKPLQQRAIAAGVGSLRAAFDGYLPVALMAVCQALVIVAVCYLAVGLRPQNLFGFLLIAVLTALVFAAMNQALVSLFGSGPGRVGALITLMVMMVSSGGIYPVETQNSLIEFVHPFNPMTYSVNALRQTLYGFSDDRLWTAVGALVVTFVLSMSVTVLAARLQRSWSMTRLHPVLPS; this is encoded by the coding sequence GTGCCGACACTTGCCGGACTCCACATCGCCAATGAACTGCGTCGGTTCAGGCGGGCGCGCATGACCCGGATCACGGTCATCGCCCTGATCCTCATCCCGCTGCTCTACTCCGCCCTCTACCTGTGGGCCTTCTGGAACCCGCTGAACAAGACCGAGGCGCTGCCCGTCGCCCTGGTCAACAATGACCAGGGTGCCGTCCTCGACGGCGAGGAGACCAATGCCGGCGACCAGGTCGTCCAGGGCCTCCATGACAACGACAGGATCACCTGGACGGAGGTCTCCGCCGAGGAGGCGGAGCAGGGGGTGAAGGACGGCACCTTCTACTTCTCCCTGGAACTGCCGGAGAACTTCTCTGCGGCGGTCACCTCCGCCGCCGGCACCGCGCCGGAGAAGGCGAAACTGATCACCACCTACAACGACGCCAACGGCTACCTCTCCACCATCATCGGAGAGAACGTGATGCGCGAGGTACTCAATGTCGTGAGCACCACGATCAGCTCCGAAGCCGTGGACAAGCTCCTCATCGGCGTGCTGGACGCCGGCGACGGCCTGTCCCAGGCCGCGGACGGGGCCGGCCAGCTCGCTGACGGACTCGACGAACTGTCCGGTCGGCTGCCCACCCTCACTGACGGTGTCGGCCAGCTCAAGGACGGCTCCGCCGCCCTGTCCGACGGTCTACAGGAGCTCGACAGCCAGGTCGGTAAGCTCAACGAGCTTGTCGAGGCCGGGCCGCGCCTCGATGACGGCATCACCCAGCTCGGCGACGGTGCCGTGGAACTACGCGACGGCGTCCACCAGCTGACTGACCAGCTCGGCCAGGTCACCACGGTGCAGGGGAACAGTGCGGACAACCTGCGCTCCATCGCCGACCAGCTGCAGGCGATGGACCTGCCCGGGACCGCCGACGTCGTCACACAGATCCGGTCCGCGGCCACCACCCTGGACACCCAGGGCCTCGGGCCGCAGTCGCAGAACGGGCAGGATCTGACCCGGCTGAGTGAGGGTGCCACCGAACTGGCCTACCAGTTGTCCGACCCGAGCGCGGAGTTCCGTGGCGGCATTGACCAGCTCACCTCCTCCTCCGGCCAGCTCACCCAGCTCATCGACGGGGTCGGCCAGCTCAACGACGGCGGACAGCAGCTCGACGACGGACTCGGCCAGCTCCAGGACCAGCTTCCGGAACTCGTCGACGGTGTCACCCAGCTCGACGACGGTGCCAATGAGCTCCACGACCGACTGGTCGACGGGGCCGGGCAGGTGCCGACGTGGAATGAGGGGGAGCGGGTCCAGGCGGCGTCCACCATCGGTGGCCCGGTCCAGCTCGCCGCCCACGACGATTCCGGCACCAGCACCTTCGGCACCGGCCTGTCGCCCTTCTTCATCTCCCTGGCCCTGTTCATCGGCGGCATCGTGATCTTCCAGATCTTCAAGCCGCTGCAGCAGCGTGCCATCGCCGCCGGCGTCGGTTCCCTGCGTGCCGCCTTCGACGGCTATCTGCCGGTCGCGTTGATGGCGGTCTGCCAGGCACTCGTCATCGTCGCGGTCTGCTACCTCGCCGTGGGTCTGCGTCCGCAGAATCTCTTCGGATTCCTCCTCATCGCCGTTCTCACCGCCCTGGTGTTCGCAGCGATGAACCAGGCCCTGGTCTCCCTGTTCGGCTCCGGGCCGGGCAGAGTGGGGGCGCTGATCACACTGATGGTGATGATGGTCAGTTCCGGCGGCATCTATCCGGTCGAGACGCAGAACAGTCTCATTGAGTTCGTCCACCCGTTCAACCCGATGACGTACTCGGTCAACGCGCTACGGCAGACGCTCTACGGATTCAGTGATGACCGACTATGGACCGCGGTCGGGGCCCTGGTGGTGACCTTCGTCCTCTCGATGTCGGTCACGGTCCTCGCCGCCCGGCTGCAGCGCAGTTGGTCGATGACGCGGCTGCACCCGGTGCTTCCGAGCTGA
- a CDS encoding glutaredoxin family protein, translating into MVRRTCGSCARVREQISPVCAALGVRLEVVDVDAETALAVEFGDRVPVVLVDDEEIACWEIDDEELEDAVRAARAARA; encoded by the coding sequence ATGGTCCGCAGGACCTGTGGCTCCTGCGCGCGGGTCCGTGAGCAGATCTCCCCGGTCTGTGCGGCCCTCGGCGTGCGACTGGAGGTCGTCGACGTGGATGCGGAGACCGCGCTGGCTGTCGAGTTCGGGGACCGGGTACCGGTCGTCCTCGTCGACGATGAAGAGATCGCCTGCTGGGAGATCGACGATGAGGAACTCGAGGACGCCGTCCGTGCCGCCCGTGCCGCCCGCGCCTGA
- a CDS encoding MerC domain-containing protein — protein MSEKLTVAELLARNAREGGRVSADRPRRRRSLEDGGVSVSELTGSIPVVKIDDEDGAGRDETADKVADVAEVADVAEAAAVADVPEVAEVAEVAEAAAVAESVGDSDAAADVVTGAGTDAGVEVREPAGVDGQSPIVSTIIPDSLLASANPSADVADAVAGDAAGDGVDDVAAEVTVDDEVADGELADQIAEVAEVADVAEGLVVIDTDVDARVDDSLEEIAGIGSVSVADVEASADTDADVDIDAVTDAVTDADTDAELAPAVAAEAATVASDGEVLEYEDDSISWPALIAQAALAVLVGVLIFFGFTILWDKLGTILVLVMALVVTFVCVGIVHALLRHRDTLLLVLTFVVGIALTVGPRLIMSV, from the coding sequence ATGAGTGAGAAGCTGACCGTCGCGGAGCTCCTGGCCCGCAATGCGCGGGAAGGTGGACGTGTATCCGCTGACCGGCCGCGTCGACGACGAAGCCTCGAAGACGGTGGCGTTTCCGTGTCTGAGCTGACCGGGTCCATCCCCGTCGTGAAGATCGACGACGAGGACGGTGCAGGCCGCGACGAGACTGCGGACAAGGTCGCTGACGTTGCCGAGGTCGCTGACGTTGCCGAAGCTGCAGCGGTTGCTGACGTTCCTGAGGTCGCTGAGGTCGCTGAGGTCGCCGAAGCTGCAGCGGTTGCGGAGAGTGTGGGGGACTCCGACGCCGCTGCTGACGTTGTCACTGGCGCCGGGACCGATGCCGGGGTGGAGGTCCGGGAGCCCGCCGGAGTCGACGGGCAGTCGCCGATCGTGTCGACCATCATCCCGGATTCGCTGCTGGCCAGTGCGAACCCGTCGGCTGACGTGGCTGACGCGGTGGCCGGTGACGCTGCCGGCGATGGCGTTGACGATGTGGCTGCGGAAGTCACTGTTGACGATGAGGTCGCCGACGGGGAACTGGCGGACCAGATCGCTGAGGTCGCTGAGGTCGCCGACGTTGCCGAGGGTTTAGTCGTCATCGACACGGACGTCGACGCTCGCGTCGATGATTCTCTCGAGGAAATTGCCGGGATTGGGTCGGTGTCTGTCGCAGACGTCGAGGCGTCCGCAGACACGGACGCTGACGTTGACATTGATGCAGTCACGGACGCAGTCACGGACGCAGACACGGATGCCGAACTTGCCCCGGCGGTGGCCGCCGAGGCCGCGACGGTGGCGTCCGACGGAGAGGTCCTCGAGTACGAGGACGATTCGATCTCCTGGCCTGCCCTGATCGCGCAGGCGGCGCTTGCGGTGCTCGTCGGCGTCCTCATCTTCTTCGGCTTCACCATCCTGTGGGACAAGCTCGGTACCATCCTGGTGCTGGTGATGGCACTGGTCGTCACCTTCGTCTGCGTCGGTATCGTCCACGCGCTGCTGCGACACCGGGATACGCTCCTGCTGGTCCTCACCTTCGTCGTCGGCATCGCCCTGACTGTCGGGCCACGCCTGATCATGTCGGTCTGA
- a CDS encoding uroporphyrinogen-III synthase, whose product MTSAGNALGYGRVLFVGAGPGNPELLTVRAREILEHTVHAWVDPAVPESVRTLIAAAQPVSADKRADAEHRWQAENEAAKESGSRRRPPRPADITAAEIILAEPGSPVEDAVTTPAATSSATASATAPVTLPDRPGAAGPDLTVPDISAQGLAADMVRQAREGENVVRLVAGNPVDNPAVLRELREVAALGAEFEVIPGMTGASALPAYNGIPTGDGYTAVDLRGGLADVEWAAVAAAPKPLILTVAPTDLAPVARELKGHGVPGSTPATVTVYATTRRQRSFDVTLDTLKSVVAASGPLAKEGELPQDLVVTLGAAASGRSKYSWWENRALYGWNVLVPRAKSQAGPMSTRLASHGAIPIEVPTISMEPPRSPAQMERAVKGLVDGRYQWIVFTSVNAVKAVWDKLTEFGLDARALAGVSVAAVGEKTAQAVRDLGITPELLPAARARNASGLVDVFPPYDADLDPVDRVLLPRADIATDTLVDGLIDLGWSVEDVVAYRTVRAAPPSQDIRDMIKSGGFDAVCFTSSSTVKNLVGIAGKPHARTIIACIGPMAAKTAEEHGLRVDVMPEVAGVPELVDALADHVAALRAADQLPPPRKRRRRRRTTPTD is encoded by the coding sequence ATGACCTCTGCCGGTAATGCCCTTGGATACGGACGTGTGCTCTTTGTCGGCGCCGGTCCGGGCAATCCCGAACTGCTGACCGTCCGCGCCCGCGAGATCCTGGAGCACACGGTCCACGCCTGGGTCGACCCTGCCGTCCCGGAGTCGGTCCGGACCCTCATCGCCGCTGCGCAGCCGGTGTCCGCCGACAAGCGGGCAGACGCCGAACACCGCTGGCAGGCGGAGAATGAGGCGGCGAAGGAGTCCGGCAGTCGGCGGCGTCCGCCGCGTCCCGCCGACATCACCGCCGCCGAGATCATCCTTGCCGAGCCGGGGTCCCCGGTGGAGGACGCCGTGACGACGCCTGCCGCGACGTCGAGTGCCACCGCGTCGGCCACGGCACCGGTCACCCTGCCGGACCGCCCAGGTGCGGCCGGTCCCGATCTCACGGTCCCGGATATCTCCGCCCAGGGGCTGGCCGCCGACATGGTGCGCCAGGCCCGGGAGGGGGAGAACGTTGTCCGCCTTGTCGCCGGGAACCCGGTCGACAATCCGGCGGTGCTGCGCGAGTTGCGCGAGGTCGCGGCACTCGGCGCGGAATTCGAGGTCATCCCGGGGATGACCGGGGCGTCCGCCCTGCCCGCCTACAACGGTATCCCCACTGGTGACGGATACACCGCCGTCGATCTGCGCGGCGGACTGGCCGACGTGGAGTGGGCCGCGGTTGCCGCCGCCCCGAAGCCACTGATCCTCACCGTCGCGCCGACGGACCTGGCCCCGGTCGCCCGGGAGCTCAAGGGGCACGGTGTGCCCGGGTCCACTCCGGCGACCGTCACCGTGTACGCCACCACCCGACGTCAGCGGTCCTTCGATGTCACCCTCGACACCCTGAAGTCGGTTGTCGCGGCGTCGGGCCCGCTGGCGAAGGAGGGCGAGCTGCCGCAGGACCTGGTGGTCACCCTGGGTGCCGCGGCGTCCGGCCGGTCGAAGTACTCCTGGTGGGAGAACCGTGCCCTCTACGGCTGGAATGTGCTCGTCCCGCGGGCGAAGTCCCAGGCCGGTCCGATGAGCACCCGGCTGGCGTCCCACGGGGCGATCCCGATCGAGGTGCCGACGATCTCCATGGAGCCGCCGCGCAGCCCGGCGCAGATGGAACGCGCGGTGAAGGGTCTCGTTGACGGCCGCTACCAGTGGATCGTCTTCACCTCGGTCAACGCGGTGAAGGCCGTGTGGGACAAGCTCACCGAGTTCGGTCTCGACGCCCGCGCCCTGGCCGGGGTGTCCGTGGCCGCGGTCGGGGAGAAGACCGCCCAGGCGGTCCGTGACCTGGGCATCACCCCGGAACTGCTGCCCGCCGCCCGGGCCCGCAATGCCTCCGGTCTGGTCGACGTCTTCCCGCCGTATGATGCGGACCTCGATCCGGTGGACCGGGTGCTGCTGCCGCGTGCTGATATCGCGACCGACACCCTCGTCGACGGTCTCATCGATCTCGGCTGGTCGGTGGAGGACGTCGTCGCCTACCGCACCGTCCGGGCCGCCCCGCCCAGCCAGGACATCCGCGACATGATCAAGTCCGGTGGCTTCGACGCGGTCTGCTTCACCTCTTCGTCGACGGTGAAGAACCTCGTCGGTATCGCCGGGAAGCCGCATGCCCGGACCATCATCGCCTGTATCGGCCCGATGGCGGCGAAGACCGCCGAGGAGCATGGACTGCGGGTCGACGTCATGCCGGAGGTCGCCGGTGTCCCGGAGCTGGTGGACGCCCTGGCTGACCACGTCGCCGCCCTGCGTGCCGCCGATCAGCTGCCGCCGCCCCGGAAGCGCCGTCGGCGCCGTCGCACTACGCCGACGGACTGA
- the hemB gene encoding porphobilinogen synthase yields the protein MSNPDITTPVRRPRRLRTSQVMRDFVAETHLDPAQFVLPAFIAEGIDAPREISAMPGVYQHTETSLLKAAEEAVAAGVGSIDLFGVPTPEHKDASGSQAWAADGILNKGVAALRREFGDDLIVMADTCLDEFTDHGHCGVLTTDNWGHTVVDNDATLPLYATMAVSQARAGAHVVSPSGMMDGQIRVIRDALDAEGFEDVAILAYSAKYAGAFYGPFREAVGSTLQGDRKTYQQDPRNARESIMEVQLDIEEGADMVMVKPAMPYLDVLRQVADMSTVPVAAYQVSGEYAMITAAAQNGWISREPAILDSLTGIRRAGADIILTYWATEAAQLLA from the coding sequence ATGAGCAACCCCGATATCACCACCCCCGTCCGGCGTCCCCGCCGCCTGCGCACCAGCCAGGTCATGCGGGACTTCGTCGCCGAGACGCACCTGGATCCCGCCCAGTTCGTTCTTCCGGCGTTCATCGCGGAGGGCATCGACGCCCCGCGCGAGATCTCCGCGATGCCCGGCGTGTACCAGCACACCGAAACTTCCCTGCTCAAGGCCGCGGAGGAGGCGGTGGCGGCCGGCGTCGGCTCGATCGACCTCTTCGGCGTCCCCACCCCGGAGCACAAGGACGCCTCCGGTTCCCAGGCCTGGGCGGCCGACGGCATCCTCAACAAGGGGGTCGCGGCACTGCGCCGTGAGTTCGGCGATGACCTCATCGTCATGGCGGACACCTGCCTCGACGAGTTCACCGACCACGGCCACTGCGGTGTGCTCACCACCGACAACTGGGGACACACGGTGGTGGACAATGACGCCACCCTTCCGCTCTACGCCACAATGGCCGTCAGCCAGGCCCGCGCCGGCGCCCACGTCGTCAGCCCCTCGGGGATGATGGACGGTCAGATCCGCGTTATCCGCGACGCCCTTGACGCCGAAGGGTTCGAGGACGTCGCCATTCTCGCCTACTCCGCGAAGTACGCCGGGGCGTTCTACGGCCCCTTCCGCGAGGCTGTCGGGTCGACGCTGCAGGGTGACCGGAAGACCTACCAGCAGGATCCGCGCAATGCCCGTGAGTCGATCATGGAAGTCCAGCTCGACATCGAGGAGGGTGCGGACATGGTCATGGTCAAGCCCGCGATGCCGTACCTCGACGTGCTGCGTCAGGTCGCCGACATGTCGACCGTGCCCGTCGCCGCGTACCAGGTCTCCGGCGAATACGCGATGATCACCGCTGCCGCGCAGAACGGGTGGATCTCCCGTGAGCCGGCGATCCTCGACTCACTGACCGGTATCCGACGCGCCGGTGCGGACATCATCCTCACCTACTGGGCCACTGAAGCCGCACAGCTGCTCGCCTGA
- the hemC gene encoding hydroxymethylbilane synthase, with protein MTAQPRILLIGTRASTLATTQTGMVRDALVAHGHAADLHFVHTPGDASQQAQTPVAHIGVGVFTETLRNSLAAGECDVAVHSFKDLPTAPDPRFVAVVPPRVDPREVLVSTGDRTLRELPAGARIGTGAPRRVSQILALRPDVECVPIRGNIDTRMGRVAGGPAEGPGDLDAVVLARAGLERVGHLDRVSETMAVDDITPAPAQGALCVEVRVEDAAAVAAVLALDDPASHAGALAERSVLATLEAGCTAPVGAWSALEDGVLRLKAGVYALDGSRRLEQEITGPVDITDTGDDPLHPHWKDAARALGVALGESLLAAGATAVISGEGPL; from the coding sequence GTGACCGCACAGCCCCGCATCCTGCTCATCGGAACGCGGGCGTCGACCCTGGCGACCACCCAGACCGGGATGGTCCGGGACGCCCTCGTCGCCCACGGCCATGCCGCGGATCTGCACTTCGTGCACACCCCGGGAGACGCCTCCCAGCAGGCACAGACCCCGGTGGCGCACATCGGCGTCGGCGTCTTCACCGAGACGCTGCGCAACAGTCTCGCCGCCGGTGAGTGTGACGTGGCGGTCCATTCCTTCAAGGATCTTCCCACCGCCCCCGACCCCCGGTTCGTCGCCGTGGTGCCGCCGCGCGTCGATCCCCGGGAGGTTCTGGTGAGCACCGGTGACCGGACGCTGCGGGAGCTTCCCGCCGGCGCCCGGATCGGGACCGGTGCACCGCGCCGTGTCTCCCAGATCCTGGCGCTGCGCCCGGACGTGGAGTGCGTGCCGATCCGCGGCAATATCGACACCCGCATGGGCCGCGTCGCCGGTGGTCCCGCAGAAGGGCCGGGCGACCTGGACGCTGTGGTGCTCGCCCGCGCCGGACTGGAACGCGTCGGTCATCTCGACCGCGTCTCGGAGACGATGGCGGTCGACGACATCACGCCGGCCCCCGCCCAGGGTGCGCTGTGCGTGGAGGTCCGGGTGGAGGACGCTGCGGCGGTGGCCGCGGTCCTCGCGCTCGACGATCCGGCGTCCCACGCCGGGGCGCTCGCCGAGCGGTCCGTGCTCGCCACCCTGGAGGCGGGGTGCACCGCTCCGGTGGGTGCCTGGTCGGCCCTGGAGGACGGTGTGCTGCGGCTCAAGGCCGGGGTGTACGCCCTCGACGGTTCGCGGCGCCTCGAGCAGGAGATCACCGGCCCGGTCGACATCACCGACACCGGCGATGACCCCTTGCATCCCCACTGGAAGGACGCCGCCCGCGCTCTCGGTGTGGCACTCGGTGAGTCCCTGTTGGCCGCCGGAGCCACCGCGGTGATCTCCGGTGAAGGGCCACTGTAG
- a CDS encoding glutamyl-tRNA reductase, producing the protein MTGLGITGPAAVLLVGLSFRSAPVPVLEKASAAAADLAALEHDILDGDCVTEAIVLSTCNRMEFYVAATAFHPALDHVVETVASHAGIPSAELEPYLYVRYADKAAEHMLTVASGLDSMVVGEQQIIGQLRSAYQTAHDNGTVGTTLHDLTQRALRTGKRVHTETEVDVAGSSMVSFALGHALAELGAEDMSGRRALVIGAGAMASLASTWLGRAGVDHVTVANRTLSRAENLADHARQAGVSADAVSLTGLSGVLADVDLVVSATGAVGTVLSGEDIAAAQAEHNHRMVLVDLSMPRDIDDTVTTAGDQVRLLNIEELTTLAGDGTRDEDAARRVVAEELGEYLDQLRVQAVVPTVKALRQRASDVIDDELGQLIRRTPGMSDQERAEVVRTVRRVVDKILHTPTVQVKKLSSEGGSVNYAEALAVLFNLPAGSSAAVSRSVELGDAGLARLGSMLSGEAS; encoded by the coding sequence ATGACTGGACTGGGTATCACCGGGCCTGCAGCTGTCCTCCTCGTCGGACTGTCCTTCCGCTCCGCACCGGTGCCGGTGCTGGAAAAGGCGTCGGCGGCAGCCGCGGACCTCGCCGCCCTGGAACACGACATCCTCGACGGCGACTGCGTCACCGAGGCAATCGTGCTCTCCACCTGCAACCGCATGGAGTTCTACGTCGCCGCGACAGCATTCCACCCGGCGCTTGACCATGTCGTCGAGACGGTGGCGTCCCACGCGGGGATTCCCTCCGCGGAGCTGGAACCGTACCTGTACGTCCGCTACGCCGACAAGGCTGCCGAGCACATGCTCACCGTCGCCTCCGGGTTGGATTCCATGGTCGTCGGCGAACAGCAGATCATCGGTCAGTTGCGCTCTGCGTACCAGACCGCGCACGACAACGGCACGGTCGGCACCACCCTCCACGACCTCACCCAGCGTGCCCTGCGCACCGGTAAGCGGGTCCACACCGAGACCGAGGTCGACGTCGCCGGATCATCGATGGTGAGCTTCGCCCTGGGCCATGCCCTGGCTGAACTCGGTGCCGAGGATATGTCGGGCCGCCGCGCCCTGGTCATCGGTGCCGGTGCGATGGCATCGCTGGCGTCCACCTGGCTGGGCAGGGCCGGCGTGGACCACGTCACTGTGGCGAACCGCACGCTGAGCCGTGCTGAGAACCTCGCCGACCACGCCCGTCAGGCCGGTGTCTCCGCGGATGCGGTGTCGCTCACCGGGCTCTCCGGTGTCCTGGCGGACGTCGATCTGGTGGTCTCCGCCACCGGCGCCGTCGGGACCGTGCTCTCCGGGGAGGACATCGCCGCCGCCCAGGCCGAGCACAACCACCGTATGGTGCTGGTTGACCTGTCCATGCCCCGCGATATCGATGACACCGTCACCACCGCCGGTGACCAGGTCCGCCTGCTGAACATCGAAGAGCTCACCACGTTGGCCGGGGACGGTACCCGCGATGAGGACGCCGCCCGCCGGGTCGTCGCCGAGGAACTCGGCGAGTACCTCGATCAGCTGCGCGTCCAGGCGGTCGTGCCGACGGTCAAGGCGCTGCGTCAGCGGGCCTCCGATGTCATCGACGATGAGCTGGGGCAGCTGATCCGTCGTACTCCGGGGATGAGTGACCAGGAGCGCGCCGAGGTCGTCCGTACGGTGCGGCGCGTCGTCGACAAGATCCTCCACACGCCGACCGTGCAGGTCAAGAAGCTCAGCTCTGAGGGTGGCTCAGTCAACTACGCCGAGGCGCTCGCCGTCCTGTTCAATCTTCCGGCCGGGTCCTCCGCCGCCGTGTCCCGCTCCGTGGAGTTGGGCGACGCCGGCCTGGCCCGTCTCGGGAGCATGCTGTCTGGAGAAGCCTCGTGA
- a CDS encoding ABC transporter ATP-binding protein has product MENSQEHVQEHATAVNGTGGSAAVAVIADAVEVVAEEGLVFGPLSFTLAPLGMTVLGGAGGSGRTALSLVLSGRMKPSSGAVEVLGCADRKQIWRHVALAGVDQLDELPRSVRVADILTENKSWSQRWYRLVRRATEDGLADLCSDVFGTRDLPPLDAWVSDLSSLDRLLLRICLALRPAHGGEIRMLVMDDFEQIREARDRDILLGILGRLAERMPVVLNSCNPLPETAPPHQVVSLDTYGTHIRPTHDGLPAFTTSDPTDGQ; this is encoded by the coding sequence GTGGAAAACAGCCAGGAACACGTCCAGGAACACGCCACCGCGGTCAACGGGACCGGTGGCTCCGCTGCCGTCGCAGTCATTGCCGATGCCGTCGAGGTGGTCGCAGAGGAGGGACTGGTCTTCGGACCACTGTCCTTCACCCTCGCCCCGCTCGGGATGACCGTCCTCGGTGGGGCCGGCGGGTCCGGACGTACCGCACTGTCACTGGTGCTCTCCGGCCGGATGAAGCCGTCGTCCGGTGCCGTGGAGGTTCTCGGCTGTGCGGACCGGAAACAGATCTGGCGGCATGTGGCGTTGGCCGGGGTGGACCAGCTCGACGAGCTGCCCCGGTCGGTGCGTGTCGCCGACATCCTCACCGAGAACAAGTCCTGGTCGCAGCGGTGGTACCGGCTGGTGCGCCGCGCCACCGAGGACGGGCTGGCGGACCTGTGCTCCGATGTCTTCGGAACCCGGGACCTGCCCCCGTTGGATGCCTGGGTCTCCGACCTGTCGTCCCTCGACCGGCTGCTGCTGCGCATCTGCCTGGCGCTGCGTCCCGCCCACGGCGGTGAGATCCGCATGCTGGTGATGGACGACTTCGAGCAGATCCGGGAGGCCCGCGACCGGGACATCCTGCTGGGCATCCTCGGCCGGCTGGCCGAGCGGATGCCGGTGGTCCTCAACTCGTGCAATCCCCTGCCGGAGACCGCACCACCGCACCAGGTCGTCTCCCTCGACACCTACGGCACCCATATCCGCCCCACCCATGACGGATTGCCCGCGTTCACCACCTCCGACCCGACCGACGGTCAGTAA
- a CDS encoding 30S ribosomal protein bS22: MGSVIKKRRKRMSKKKHRKMLRRTRVQRRKLGK, translated from the coding sequence ATGGGTTCCGTCATCAAGAAGCGTCGTAAGCGTATGTCGAAGAAGAAGCACCGCAAGATGCTTCGCCGGACCCGCGTCCAGCGACGGAAGCTCGGCAAGTAG
- a CDS encoding helix-turn-helix domain-containing protein — MASNDSGTFLTVAEVADLMRVSKMTVYRLVHSGELPAVRVGRSFRVHEQAVEEYLGASIYNADQAG, encoded by the coding sequence ATGGCAAGTAACGACAGCGGAACTTTCCTGACCGTCGCTGAGGTCGCTGACCTCATGCGGGTCTCGAAGATGACCGTGTACCGGCTCGTCCACTCCGGGGAACTCCCCGCAGTCCGGGTGGGCAGGTCATTCCGCGTTCATGAGCAGGCCGTCGAGGAGTACCTCGGTGCGTCGATCTACAACGCGGACCAGGCGGGCTGA